In Polynucleobacter sp. es-EL-1, the following are encoded in one genomic region:
- a CDS encoding ABC transporter permease, whose product MLITFQDAFALLAHLDAAVMGIVLVSLQVSFTALLFGTLIGLPIGALLATEEFRGKKAITVTLNTLMGVPTVIVGVVVYLLLSRSGPLGVWGWLFTIKGMVIAQTLLTTPLIAALSRQILEDSWRIHRDSFMALRLPRLSSLKWLMWDCRFSLTIAVLAGLARAISEVGAVMIVGGNIENATRTMTTAIALETSKGDLPLALALGIVLLGIVLLANLFTFVVRQIAERRYG is encoded by the coding sequence ATGTTAATCACCTTTCAGGATGCCTTTGCACTGCTAGCCCACTTAGATGCGGCAGTGATGGGGATTGTCTTGGTATCTTTACAGGTAAGCTTCACTGCACTCCTTTTTGGCACACTTATAGGCCTGCCCATTGGAGCACTCCTTGCTACCGAGGAATTTAGGGGTAAAAAGGCTATTACGGTCACCTTAAATACGCTGATGGGCGTTCCAACGGTGATTGTAGGCGTCGTGGTTTACCTTCTACTCTCCAGAAGCGGCCCTCTGGGGGTCTGGGGCTGGCTCTTTACGATCAAGGGCATGGTTATTGCTCAGACTCTACTGACAACACCCTTAATTGCCGCCTTGAGCCGCCAAATTCTGGAAGATTCCTGGAGAATTCATCGGGATTCTTTTATGGCCCTGCGACTCCCCCGCTTATCGTCGCTGAAATGGTTGATGTGGGACTGTCGCTTCTCCCTCACTATTGCGGTATTGGCTGGTTTGGCTAGGGCTATCTCCGAGGTTGGTGCAGTGATGATTGTCGGTGGCAATATTGAAAATGCTACCCGCACGATGACCACGGCAATTGCCCTAGAAACTAGCAAGGGCGACCTACCCCTTGCTCTAGCATTGGGAATCGTACTGCTAGGTATTGTTCTCCTGGCTAATCTATTTACTTTTGTTGTTAGACAAATTGCAGAGCGTCGTTATGGATAG
- a CDS encoding formate dehydrogenase subunit gamma, translated as MKSFTTSDIRLWVLAAGISLSMMSGASFAQQPNAAALPKVESANIMDIGRAADASPQAQIEAAKNQPGNNSPVWRTVNSDTPNFVNGPVTERGVLIQKSGQQWRLIRNGVITVFGAWILAFAFFGVLAMYTLRGPIKLHEPLSGTKIKRFTDLERYTHWTMAFSFVALAFTGLLILYGKFFALPVMGGTLFGIFLFICKNIHNFVGPLFTLSIIVFFFLFVRKNMLEPDDMAWIKSFGGLLSGKHVPSGFFNFGEKFWFWFGMVFLGLIISASGWVLDMIVPVPGIEYWRGTMQVADIIHASAALLMTAMAMGHIYIGTIGMQGSIDGMKTGYVDATWAKEHHEVWYNKVK; from the coding sequence ATGAAATCATTTACAACCAGCGACATACGCCTTTGGGTGTTGGCAGCGGGTATTTCACTCTCAATGATGAGTGGTGCCAGCTTTGCGCAACAACCAAATGCTGCGGCACTTCCTAAGGTTGAATCAGCCAATATTATGGATATAGGGCGTGCGGCAGATGCAAGTCCGCAAGCGCAAATTGAGGCCGCTAAAAATCAGCCAGGCAATAACTCACCTGTATGGCGCACAGTCAATAGCGATACGCCAAACTTTGTGAATGGGCCCGTTACTGAGCGTGGAGTGCTTATTCAGAAGTCTGGTCAACAGTGGCGCCTTATCCGCAATGGTGTGATTACCGTGTTTGGGGCTTGGATACTAGCATTTGCTTTCTTTGGTGTCTTGGCAATGTATACCTTGCGTGGCCCAATCAAATTACACGAGCCACTTTCTGGAACTAAGATCAAGCGTTTTACAGATCTAGAGCGTTATACCCACTGGACTATGGCTTTTAGCTTTGTGGCTTTGGCATTTACCGGATTACTCATTCTGTACGGTAAGTTTTTCGCATTGCCTGTGATGGGTGGAACCCTGTTTGGAATCTTCTTGTTTATTTGCAAGAACATCCATAATTTTGTAGGTCCACTATTTACCCTGAGCATCATCGTCTTTTTCTTCCTGTTTGTGCGTAAGAACATGCTTGAACCTGATGATATGGCTTGGATTAAGTCGTTTGGTGGTCTGCTATCTGGTAAACATGTTCCATCAGGATTCTTTAATTTTGGCGAGAAATTTTGGTTCTGGTTTGGTATGGTCTTTTTAGGACTCATCATCTCAGCCTCTGGATGGGTGCTGGATATGATTGTCCCTGTCCCTGGAATTGAGTACTGGCGTGGCACTATGCAGGTGGCGGATATTATTCATGCTTCGGCTGCCTTATTGATGACAGCTATGGCAATGGGGCATATCTATATCGGTACCATTGGCATGCAAGGCTCAATCGATGGTATGAAAACGGGTTATGTTGATGCTACTTGGGCCAAAGAGCATCATGAAGTTTGGTACAACAAAGTTAAATAA
- a CDS encoding formate dehydrogenase — protein sequence MSTKSTSTVTEENKPSRRKFFIGAGATVGAVAVASQTTIGNAVIQEIGSTVSGDKEGYQLSAHIRKYYETTLL from the coding sequence ATGAGCACTAAGTCCACCAGCACAGTTACTGAAGAAAATAAACCTTCTCGTAGGAAATTTTTCATTGGAGCAGGCGCTACTGTTGGCGCTGTCGCAGTTGCTTCACAAACCACAATTGGTAATGCGGTTATTCAAGAAATCGGCAGCACTGTTTCAGGAGACAAAGAAGGCTATCAACTCTCCGCTCACATTCGTAAGTACTACGAAACCACTTTGTTGTAA
- a CDS encoding endonuclease/exonuclease/phosphatase family protein, which translates to MTQNISSRIRIMTINMHKGLSPLHRHATIYELRQRMRHHHPDLLFLQELQQEHRGRIRRFGDWPANELTHFLSEDFWHDWHYGKNVEYSDGHHGNAILSKKPLHKGRNYDISAYRFEKRGLLHSITELAGIPIHCFCVHLALFEKGRERQLTEIIQYIDSLTESGPAIVAGDFNDWRNRASAPMQAAGFIEVFEGLTGSPAKTFPSIKPILPMDRIYVRGLKIHSAEILHEWLKLSDHLGIAAELEIL; encoded by the coding sequence ATGACGCAAAATATATCTAGTCGCATACGCATTATGACGATCAATATGCATAAGGGTTTATCACCTTTGCATCGGCATGCAACCATTTATGAGTTGCGCCAACGGATGCGCCACCATCATCCTGACCTTCTATTTTTACAAGAGTTGCAGCAAGAGCATCGTGGTCGAATACGACGTTTCGGGGATTGGCCTGCCAATGAGTTAACCCATTTTTTATCGGAAGACTTTTGGCATGATTGGCATTACGGTAAAAATGTTGAATATTCAGATGGCCATCATGGCAATGCGATTCTTTCCAAAAAGCCATTACACAAGGGGAGAAATTATGATATCTCCGCTTATCGATTTGAGAAGCGCGGTTTACTGCACAGTATTACAGAGCTTGCGGGAATTCCGATTCATTGCTTTTGTGTGCATCTTGCTCTGTTTGAAAAAGGGCGTGAGCGTCAGTTAACAGAGATCATCCAGTACATTGATTCCCTGACTGAATCTGGACCTGCTATTGTGGCGGGAGACTTTAATGATTGGCGAAATCGTGCTAGCGCACCAATGCAGGCTGCTGGATTCATAGAGGTATTTGAGGGGTTAACGGGTTCACCTGCTAAAACTTTCCCTAGCATTAAGCCGATCTTGCCAATGGACCGAATTTATGTGCGGGGCTTAAAAATTCATTCGGCAGAGATACTACATGAATGGCTAAAACTGTCTGATCATCTTGGAATTGCAGCGGAACTTGAAATTTTATGA
- the cls gene encoding cardiolipin synthase, with protein MNIINFLLGSIFGESFIWVPILHIIIVLLFGYRLISVRRPVGVVLAWFLIVVLFPLIGISLYILIGERPVGRKLTRKIIRMDREYAAITETMRQRHLADRAQLPPEGRALSLLAESKNGSPVTAGNQIELFTNSLDILQDFIDEINQAQHTLYLEFYIWALGGDADRVGEALIAAAKRGVKCKVLLDSLGSKDWFKSNWPARFRRSGIQVTEALPIQIGRFQFRRADLRLHRKIFVIDSRIVWTGSMNMVDPRTFKQDSGVGEWVDAMVRIEGPVAAQFELTFSFDWSVDNPKITHFKDIVPKEDLLVGNVLAQEFSSGPVYRDDILYQVMLSAIMDAREELTITTPYFGPDDGLIQALMAAAGRGVKVTLIVPKLNDSTLVAWSSRSYYSDLMSSGVNIAEFHGGLLHTKSLMIDGRAAIFGSVNFDQRSLRLNFEISLIVYNEPFCATLQKLINSYLAQSDLVDPMRWSKRARWRVLLENAAHLSSPLL; from the coding sequence ATGAACATTATTAATTTTTTATTGGGCTCGATTTTTGGTGAATCCTTTATTTGGGTTCCTATTCTCCACATCATCATCGTCCTGCTATTTGGCTATCGATTAATTTCTGTCAGAAGACCAGTTGGCGTGGTGCTTGCTTGGTTTTTGATTGTGGTGTTATTTCCCTTGATTGGTATCAGCTTATATATTCTGATTGGCGAGCGCCCTGTAGGTAGAAAGTTGACTCGAAAAATTATTCGCATGGATCGAGAGTACGCCGCTATCACTGAAACGATGCGGCAACGCCACCTTGCTGATAGAGCTCAATTGCCGCCTGAAGGAAGAGCGCTGAGTTTATTGGCAGAATCTAAAAATGGATCTCCAGTCACTGCTGGCAATCAGATCGAACTATTCACCAACTCGCTCGATATTTTGCAAGACTTTATTGACGAAATTAATCAAGCGCAACATACGCTCTATCTCGAGTTCTATATCTGGGCTCTTGGCGGTGATGCTGACCGAGTGGGAGAGGCCTTGATTGCCGCAGCTAAGCGCGGGGTAAAGTGTAAAGTTTTATTAGATTCATTAGGTAGTAAAGACTGGTTTAAGTCTAATTGGCCCGCGCGTTTTAGAAGGTCTGGAATTCAGGTAACGGAGGCATTACCTATTCAGATTGGTCGCTTTCAGTTTAGGCGTGCGGATCTGCGCCTTCATCGGAAAATCTTTGTCATCGACAGTCGTATTGTTTGGACCGGTAGTATGAATATGGTCGATCCTCGAACTTTCAAGCAGGATTCAGGGGTAGGTGAGTGGGTTGATGCCATGGTCCGAATAGAGGGTCCTGTAGCCGCTCAATTTGAATTGACCTTCTCCTTTGACTGGAGTGTAGATAACCCCAAGATTACTCACTTTAAAGATATTGTTCCAAAAGAAGATTTGTTAGTAGGTAATGTGCTGGCTCAAGAGTTTTCGTCAGGCCCAGTGTATCGCGATGATATTTTGTATCAAGTGATGCTTTCGGCAATCATGGATGCGCGCGAAGAGCTCACCATTACTACACCTTACTTTGGTCCAGATGATGGCTTGATTCAGGCTTTGATGGCTGCTGCTGGTCGAGGTGTAAAGGTTACTTTAATCGTTCCAAAATTAAATGACTCAACCTTAGTGGCTTGGAGTAGTCGAAGCTACTATTCTGATTTGATGAGCTCTGGTGTCAATATTGCCGAGTTCCATGGGGGCCTCTTGCATACTAAGAGTCTGATGATTGATGGACGAGCTGCCATATTTGGATCAGTCAATTTTGATCAGCGTAGCTTAAGACTCAATTTTGAAATCAGCCTGATCGTATACAACGAGCCATTTTGTGCCACATTGCAAAAGTTAATTAACTCTTATTTAGCACAATCCGATTTAGTTGATCCAATGCGTTGGAGTAAGAGAGCGCGCTGGCGTGTCCTTTTGGAAAATGCTGCACATCTTTCTTCCCCATTGCTTTAA
- a CDS encoding formate dehydrogenase subunit alpha has protein sequence MSLTRKSNTPQSSRSVPASRLIGSLSRGLKAAVPTMDRRQFLKRSGVGVGAGIAASQLTMVQKAVAEQSKAMLDGKAGKIEVKRTVCTHCSVGCAVDATVENGVWVRQDPVFDSPINLGAHCAKGAALREHGHGDFRLRTPMKLVDGKYQKISWDQALTEITAQMKDIRTKYSPDAMYFIGSSKQNNEQAYLLRKWVSFFGTNNTDHQARICHSTTVAGVANTWGYGAMTNSYNDMMNSKAALYIGSNAAEAHPVSMLSMLHAKENGCKLIVVDPRYTRTAAKSDQYVRIRSGTDIPFLFGVLYHIFNNGWEDKKYINDRVYGMDKVRKEVMEKWTPANVEEACGVPEAQVYKVAETMAKNRPSTIVWCMGQTQHTIGNAMVRASCLLQLALGNIGKSGGGANIFRGHDNVQGATDVGPNPNSLPGYYGLAAGSWKHFATVWGVDYEWIKGRYAPGMMEKSGTTVSRWVDAVLENDDMIDQKTNVKGLFFWGHAPNSQTRGLDMKRAMDKLDLLVVVDPYPSATAAMAAMPPAEGQKVNKNRNVYLLPACTQFETQGSVTASNRSIQWREKVIDPLFESVPDHTIMQAFADRLGFGKELSKNFKMVTGKYAGQDWPEPEIESILREINRSVWTIGYTGQTPERLKAHMRMMSVFDPKTLRSRGGVDKVTGYDTAGDYFGLPWPCYGTAAIKHPGSPNLYDTSKSVMEGGGNFRANFGVEKDGESLLAADGSYSKGSAIKTGYPEFDSVFMKKLGWWDQLTDAEKKLAEGKNWKTDLSGGIQRVVMKNGCHPFGNAKARAVVWNFPDPIPVHREALYSTDLAMMEKYPTSDDLKNFWRLPTLFKTVQQKNIADKLYEKFPITLTSGRLVEYEGGGDETRSNPWLAELQQENFVEINPKAAAVRGIQNWDYVWVKSPTGAKIKVRALVTERVDAKTAFVPFHFAGWWQGADIRKYYPVGAAPVVQGEAVNTATTYGYDQVTMMQETKTTMCQIEKFA, from the coding sequence ATGAGCCTGACTCGCAAATCTAATACACCTCAAAGTAGTCGTTCAGTCCCAGCATCACGCCTAATCGGCAGCCTTTCACGCGGACTCAAAGCAGCCGTTCCAACAATGGATCGCCGCCAGTTCCTCAAGCGTTCAGGCGTCGGCGTTGGCGCTGGAATTGCTGCAAGCCAACTGACTATGGTTCAAAAGGCAGTGGCTGAGCAAAGCAAAGCAATGCTAGATGGCAAAGCTGGAAAAATTGAAGTCAAGCGAACTGTATGCACCCACTGTTCAGTAGGTTGCGCAGTTGATGCAACTGTGGAGAATGGTGTTTGGGTTCGTCAAGACCCCGTCTTTGATTCTCCAATCAATTTAGGTGCTCATTGCGCAAAAGGCGCAGCACTTCGTGAGCATGGTCATGGTGACTTCCGCTTACGCACACCAATGAAGTTGGTTGATGGTAAGTATCAAAAGATTTCCTGGGATCAAGCATTAACTGAGATCACAGCGCAGATGAAAGACATTCGCACTAAGTACTCTCCAGATGCAATGTATTTCATTGGCTCATCAAAACAAAATAATGAACAAGCGTATTTGTTGCGTAAGTGGGTATCTTTCTTTGGAACCAACAACACAGACCACCAAGCTCGTATCTGTCACTCAACTACAGTTGCAGGTGTAGCTAATACTTGGGGCTACGGCGCCATGACAAATAGCTACAACGACATGATGAATTCGAAAGCAGCTTTGTATATTGGTTCTAATGCCGCTGAGGCGCATCCAGTATCCATGCTGAGCATGTTGCACGCTAAAGAAAATGGTTGCAAATTAATTGTGGTTGACCCACGTTACACCAGAACTGCAGCGAAGTCTGATCAGTATGTTCGCATTCGTTCTGGTACTGATATTCCTTTCTTGTTTGGTGTCCTCTATCACATCTTTAATAACGGCTGGGAAGATAAGAAATACATCAACGATCGCGTCTATGGCATGGACAAGGTTCGCAAAGAAGTAATGGAAAAATGGACTCCAGCCAATGTAGAAGAAGCTTGTGGTGTTCCAGAAGCTCAGGTTTATAAAGTTGCCGAGACTATGGCAAAAAATCGTCCAAGCACCATTGTTTGGTGTATGGGACAAACTCAGCACACCATTGGTAATGCGATGGTTCGCGCCTCCTGTTTATTGCAGTTGGCATTAGGTAATATCGGTAAGTCCGGCGGCGGCGCAAACATTTTCCGCGGTCACGACAACGTGCAGGGTGCAACTGACGTTGGCCCTAATCCAAACTCACTGCCTGGTTACTATGGCCTAGCTGCTGGATCTTGGAAGCATTTTGCGACTGTTTGGGGCGTAGATTATGAGTGGATTAAGGGTCGTTATGCACCTGGCATGATGGAAAAATCAGGCACCACTGTTTCCCGTTGGGTTGATGCAGTGCTTGAAAATGATGACATGATCGACCAAAAAACCAACGTTAAAGGTTTGTTCTTCTGGGGCCATGCACCTAACTCTCAGACACGCGGTTTAGATATGAAGCGCGCAATGGATAAGTTGGATCTTCTGGTTGTGGTTGATCCATATCCAAGTGCAACTGCTGCAATGGCTGCTATGCCTCCTGCAGAAGGTCAAAAAGTTAATAAGAATCGCAACGTTTATTTGTTGCCAGCTTGCACCCAGTTTGAAACTCAGGGATCTGTCACTGCTTCAAATCGCTCGATTCAGTGGCGCGAGAAGGTTATTGATCCGTTGTTCGAATCTGTACCAGATCACACCATCATGCAAGCATTTGCTGATCGTTTAGGTTTTGGTAAGGAGCTCTCCAAAAACTTCAAAATGGTTACTGGCAAGTATGCTGGTCAAGATTGGCCAGAGCCAGAAATTGAGTCTATCTTGCGTGAAATTAACCGCAGCGTTTGGACTATTGGATACACAGGCCAGACACCAGAGCGCTTGAAAGCGCACATGCGCATGATGAGCGTCTTTGATCCGAAGACATTGCGCTCTCGTGGTGGTGTAGATAAGGTGACTGGCTACGATACAGCTGGAGACTACTTCGGCTTGCCATGGCCATGCTATGGCACAGCTGCGATCAAGCACCCAGGCTCACCAAATCTTTACGATACAAGCAAGTCAGTCATGGAAGGCGGTGGTAACTTCCGCGCGAACTTTGGTGTAGAGAAAGATGGCGAGAGTTTATTGGCTGCTGATGGTTCTTACTCTAAAGGCTCTGCGATCAAAACTGGCTACCCTGAGTTTGATTCTGTCTTTATGAAGAAACTTGGCTGGTGGGATCAGCTAACAGATGCCGAGAAGAAGCTTGCTGAAGGAAAGAATTGGAAGACAGACTTGTCAGGTGGTATTCAGCGCGTTGTGATGAAGAATGGTTGTCATCCATTTGGAAACGCTAAGGCGCGTGCGGTAGTTTGGAACTTCCCTGATCCAATCCCAGTCCATCGTGAGGCTCTTTACAGTACAGACCTTGCAATGATGGAAAAATATCCTACATCGGACGATTTGAAGAACTTCTGGCGCTTACCAACGTTGTTTAAGACAGTTCAGCAAAAGAATATTGCTGACAAGCTCTATGAGAAGTTCCCAATTACCCTCACTTCTGGCCGTTTGGTTGAGTATGAAGGTGGAGGAGACGAGACTCGATCCAACCCTTGGTTGGCAGAGTTACAACAAGAGAACTTCGTAGAGATTAATCCTAAGGCTGCGGCAGTTCGCGGTATTCAAAACTGGGATTATGTTTGGGTTAAATCTCCAACTGGCGCAAAAATTAAGGTAAGAGCCTTGGTGACTGAGCGTGTGGATGCGAAGACTGCATTCGTCCCATTCCACTTTGCGGGCTGGTGGCAGGGCGCAGACATTCGTAAGTACTATCCAGTTGGAGCGGCTCCTGTTGTGCAGGGTGAGGCAGTAAATACTGCAACCACCTATGGTTACGATCAAGTGACCATGATGCAAGAGACCAAAACTACGATGTGTCAAATCGAAAAATTTGCCTAA
- the fdh3B gene encoding formate dehydrogenase FDH3 subunit beta encodes MARMKFICDAERCIECNGCVTACKNENEVPWGIQRRRVVTINDGIIGAEKSISVACMHCSDAPCMAVCPVDCFYRTDEGVVLHDKDICIGCGYCSYACPFGAPQFPSQGTFGMRGKMDKCTFCSGGPEANGSVAEFEKYGRNRLAEGKLPLCAEMCSTKALIGGDGDVIADIFRARVVARQKHGKNVGADVFGWTTAYGQPGAKTPTPTPAAKIPGAK; translated from the coding sequence ATGGCAAGAATGAAATTTATCTGTGATGCAGAGCGTTGCATTGAATGTAACGGCTGTGTAACAGCGTGTAAAAATGAGAATGAAGTTCCTTGGGGAATTCAGCGTCGCCGTGTTGTGACGATTAATGATGGAATTATTGGCGCTGAAAAATCAATTTCAGTGGCCTGTATGCATTGTTCTGATGCGCCTTGTATGGCGGTTTGTCCAGTAGATTGTTTTTATCGTACGGATGAAGGTGTTGTTTTGCACGATAAAGATATTTGCATTGGTTGTGGCTATTGCTCTTATGCCTGCCCATTTGGTGCACCTCAGTTCCCAAGTCAAGGAACCTTCGGTATGCGCGGCAAAATGGATAAGTGCACATTCTGTAGTGGTGGTCCAGAGGCTAATGGTAGTGTTGCGGAGTTTGAGAAGTATGGTCGCAATCGCTTAGCTGAGGGTAAGTTGCCTCTATGCGCTGAGATGTGTTCAACCAAGGCCTTAATCGGTGGTGACGGTGATGTCATTGCAGATATTTTCCGTGCTCGTGTTGTAGCTCGTCAAAAGCATGGCAAAAATGTTGGCGCTGATGTATTTGGCTGGACAACTGCCTATGGTCAGCCTGGAGCGAAGACGCCGACACCAACGCCTGCTGCAAAAATTCCGGGAGCTAAATAA
- a CDS encoding ATP-binding cassette domain-containing protein, with protein MDSTQNPFSKFIELKDVIVNSNGRTILNIPHAIIPADRICACIGPNGAGKTTLLKLLDGLIKPDSGSVTHSSNTHSSSLVLHHTPMIKASARTNIAMVRDVDPSISLEDIDAVMLQIGLSNLANSPALKLSAGERQKLCLGRAILQKPHLVLLDEPTANLDPNTTDQVEQIIRHFKLMGSEVIFTSHQLAQVQRLAEYIIFIDHGEIKEKGPVGPFFANPQTQAAKRYLHQELIAD; from the coding sequence ATGGATAGCACCCAAAACCCCTTCTCCAAGTTCATCGAACTGAAAGATGTCATTGTCAACAGCAATGGTCGCACTATTCTCAATATTCCCCATGCGATTATTCCAGCTGACCGCATTTGTGCCTGCATTGGCCCCAACGGAGCTGGAAAAACAACTTTGTTAAAGCTATTAGATGGCTTGATTAAACCCGATAGCGGCTCCGTAACCCATTCCTCAAATACGCACTCATCATCTCTGGTGCTGCATCATACCCCCATGATTAAGGCATCTGCCAGAACCAATATCGCCATGGTGAGAGACGTTGACCCCAGCATTTCTCTTGAGGACATTGATGCGGTAATGCTGCAAATTGGTCTTAGTAACTTAGCCAACAGTCCGGCACTTAAACTTTCTGCTGGCGAGAGACAAAAACTCTGCCTAGGTCGCGCTATTTTGCAAAAGCCCCACTTGGTTTTGCTCGACGAACCAACCGCCAATCTTGACCCCAACACTACCGATCAGGTGGAGCAAATTATTCGCCACTTTAAGCTTATGGGCTCAGAGGTGATCTTTACCTCCCACCAGCTTGCCCAAGTTCAGAGATTGGCGGAATACATCATATTCATTGATCATGGCGAGATAAAAGAAAAAGGACCCGTAGGTCCTTTCTTTGCCAATCCCCAAACGCAAGCAGCTAAACGCTACCTGCATCAAGAGTTAATAGCTGACTAA
- a CDS encoding molecular chaperone has product MSELEKDQKIAEVGDVGLPEDLARADLYGLIARFFLLPPDQELLDQIAASIPEGQGSADEAPLARLWDNLVELAKNNPAQAWRDEFDANFISVGKPNVVLNASFYLAGHLNEKPLVEIRRSLDTFGLEAAENITETEDHIAALCEVMRYLIAGDDVEISNLTNQRIFFNAHIRPWYDELCDAIEIIPDMRLYHSVAALTREFMAIEAQGFDMI; this is encoded by the coding sequence ATGAGTGAATTAGAAAAAGATCAGAAGATTGCAGAAGTGGGTGATGTTGGCTTGCCTGAAGATTTAGCCAGGGCTGACTTATATGGTTTGATAGCCCGCTTCTTTTTATTACCCCCTGATCAGGAGCTGCTTGACCAGATAGCGGCATCTATCCCAGAGGGGCAGGGCAGTGCTGATGAAGCGCCACTCGCTCGACTATGGGATAACCTGGTGGAATTAGCTAAAAATAATCCTGCTCAAGCATGGAGAGATGAATTTGATGCGAACTTCATTAGCGTTGGTAAGCCAAATGTTGTTCTCAATGCATCTTTTTACTTGGCAGGACATCTCAACGAAAAGCCTTTGGTGGAGATTAGGCGCTCTTTAGACACATTCGGTCTGGAAGCTGCCGAGAATATTACTGAAACTGAAGATCACATTGCTGCCTTGTGTGAGGTTATGCGTTATCTCATCGCTGGCGACGATGTGGAGATTTCCAACCTGACAAATCAAAGGATCTTTTTTAATGCCCATATTCGTCCGTGGTATGACGAATTGTGCGATGCAATAGAAATAATTCCGGACATGCGTTTATATCATTCAGTTGCTGCCTTGACCCGTGAATTCATGGCAATCGAAGCCCAGGGCTTCGATATGATTTGA